A region from the Spirochaeta thermophila DSM 6192 genome encodes:
- a CDS encoding RrF2 family transcriptional regulator — protein MEKVLFEGEAVIRIHRDLEYALIALAHLSRVRGLVSSRELASSTGLPEARLRKILQRLGRAGVLRAVQGVHGGYVLERSLSELTIGEVARALDERVILPCGRDGCEVPEFCVMRPGVIDLVSLLEQHVYSLPLSRFIGGAYEFAR, from the coding sequence ATGGAAAAGGTCCTATTTGAAGGAGAGGCGGTGATACGGATTCACAGGGACCTCGAGTATGCATTGATCGCGCTCGCCCATCTCTCCAGGGTCAGAGGGCTCGTCTCGTCTCGAGAGCTCGCCTCTTCCACCGGGCTCCCCGAGGCGAGGTTGCGGAAGATCCTGCAGCGTCTCGGGAGGGCGGGGGTCCTCAGGGCTGTACAGGGGGTGCACGGCGGCTATGTGCTCGAGCGTTCCCTCTCTGAGCTCACCATAGGTGAGGTAGCCCGGGCGCTCGACGAGCGGGTGATCCTCCCCTGCGGCAGGGACGGGTGTGAGGTGCCCGAGTTCTGCGTGATGAGGCCCGGGGTGATCGACCTGGTGTCCCTCCTAGAGCAGCATGTCTACAGCCTGCCCCTCTCCCGTTTCATCGGAGGTGCGTATGAGTTCGCACGATGA
- a CDS encoding metal-sulfur cluster assembly factor: MSSHDDARGKKPPVSREVVYEALSNVYDPELGLPITDLGMVYRVDVFPDRIELDFTLTYPGCPLGEVIEKAIRAEVGKVAHTDNLVVRLVWDPPWTPDFMSEAARFSLGYPI; the protein is encoded by the coding sequence ATGAGTTCGCACGATGACGCTCGGGGGAAGAAGCCTCCGGTCTCCAGGGAGGTGGTCTACGAGGCCCTCAGCAATGTCTACGATCCTGAGCTGGGGCTCCCCATCACCGACCTGGGGATGGTCTACCGGGTGGACGTCTTCCCCGACAGGATCGAACTGGATTTCACGCTCACCTATCCGGGGTGTCCCCTCGGGGAGGTGATAGAGAAGGCGATCCGTGCAGAGGTGGGAAAGGTGGCCCACACCGACAACCTGGTGGTGAGGCTGGTGTGGGATCCCCCCTGGACGCCCGATTTCATGAGCGAGGCTGCGCGTTTCAGCCTCGGATATCCGATATAA
- the sufC gene encoding Fe-S cluster assembly ATPase SufC, with protein sequence MAELRIEGLRAEIEGKPILQGVDLVLRTGEVHALMGPNGSGKSTLAHVIMGHPSYTVTGGRILLDGEDVLELPPEERAVRGLFLGFQYPAEVSGLTTGKFVKRVLEKHPARNMPVTQMIKELKEALTRMGLSQEFINRSLNEGFSGGEKKRMEIVQMLMLRPRFAILDEIDSGLDIDALKDVAEGINSLRGPEFCAFVITHYQRILEHVHPDFVHIMYRGRILTSGGRDLVETLEAKGYEWLRKEFGIEEDEHEYVHN encoded by the coding sequence ATGGCGGAACTTCGCATAGAGGGGCTGCGTGCCGAGATCGAAGGAAAGCCCATCCTCCAGGGGGTGGATCTGGTCCTGCGCACCGGTGAGGTGCATGCCCTCATGGGGCCCAATGGGTCGGGGAAGAGTACCCTTGCCCACGTGATCATGGGACATCCGTCCTACACCGTGACCGGGGGGAGGATCCTCCTGGACGGTGAGGACGTCCTGGAACTGCCGCCCGAGGAGCGGGCGGTGCGGGGGTTGTTCCTCGGTTTCCAGTACCCGGCCGAGGTCTCGGGGCTCACCACGGGCAAGTTCGTGAAGCGGGTGCTCGAGAAGCATCCGGCCCGGAACATGCCGGTGACGCAGATGATCAAGGAGCTCAAGGAGGCGTTGACGCGGATGGGGCTTTCCCAGGAGTTTATCAACCGCTCCCTCAATGAGGGGTTTTCGGGTGGTGAGAAAAAGCGTATGGAGATTGTGCAGATGCTCATGCTCCGTCCCCGGTTCGCGATCCTCGACGAGATCGACTCGGGGCTCGACATCGATGCATTGAAGGACGTGGCCGAGGGGATCAACTCGCTCAGAGGACCTGAGTTCTGCGCCTTCGTGATCACACACTACCAGCGGATACTGGAACACGTGCATCCCGATTTCGTGCACATCATGTATCGCGGCAGGATCCTCACCTCCGGAGGGAGGGATCTGGTCGAGACGCTCGAGGCGAAGGGGTACGAGTGGTTGCGAAAGGAGTTCGGCATAGAGGAGGACGAACATGAGTACGTCCACAATTGA
- the sufB gene encoding Fe-S cluster assembly protein SufB, with protein MSTSTIDFGEYKYGFSDVVKPVVQEEKGLSEEVVKRISYYKEEPDWMREFRLRAYRIFKSKPMPTWGVDLSALNFDDIYYYVRPTDRAGRSWDEVPETIKRTFDRLGIPEAERKYLAGVGAQYDSEMVYHSIKEELASKGVIFCDPETAVREYPDLMRKYFGTVVPPGDNTFAALNSAVWSGGSFVYVPKGVHVDIPLQAYFRINTQNMGQFERTLIIADEGSFVHYIEGCTAPVYTTASLHAAVVEIIALPGARVRYSTIQNWSGDVYNLVTKRAVAYEHATVEWVDGNIGSRKTMKYPSVYLMGPYAHGEVLSIAFAGKGQEQDTGAKMIHAASHTSSVITSKSISKDGGIATYRGLVRVEEGVRGARSHVVCDALIMDPQSVSRTFPYMEIKSPHVHMEHEAKVSRVSEQQLFYLMSRGFSEDEAAAMIVNGFIDPLVKQLPMEYAVELNRLIELEMEGSVG; from the coding sequence ATGAGTACGTCCACAATTGATTTCGGTGAGTACAAGTACGGCTTCTCCGACGTGGTGAAGCCGGTGGTCCAGGAGGAGAAGGGGCTCTCCGAGGAGGTGGTGAAGAGGATCTCCTACTACAAGGAGGAGCCCGACTGGATGCGGGAGTTCAGGCTCAGGGCCTACCGGATATTCAAGTCGAAGCCCATGCCGACGTGGGGCGTGGATCTCTCAGCCCTTAATTTTGACGATATCTACTATTATGTTAGACCCACCGATAGGGCAGGCCGGTCGTGGGATGAGGTGCCCGAGACCATCAAGCGGACGTTCGACCGTTTGGGGATCCCCGAGGCGGAGAGGAAGTACCTGGCCGGGGTAGGGGCGCAGTACGATTCCGAGATGGTGTATCACAGTATCAAGGAGGAGCTCGCCTCCAAGGGGGTGATCTTCTGTGATCCCGAGACGGCGGTGAGGGAGTATCCGGATCTGATGCGGAAGTACTTCGGGACCGTGGTCCCGCCGGGCGACAATACGTTCGCGGCCCTCAATTCGGCGGTGTGGTCGGGCGGGAGTTTCGTCTACGTGCCGAAGGGGGTGCATGTGGATATCCCGCTCCAGGCGTACTTCAGGATCAACACCCAGAACATGGGGCAGTTCGAGCGTACGCTCATCATCGCCGACGAGGGGAGTTTCGTGCACTACATAGAGGGGTGTACGGCCCCGGTCTACACCACGGCCTCGCTCCACGCCGCGGTGGTGGAGATCATCGCGCTTCCGGGTGCACGGGTGCGCTACTCCACGATCCAGAACTGGTCGGGGGATGTGTACAACCTGGTGACCAAGCGGGCGGTGGCCTACGAGCACGCCACGGTGGAGTGGGTCGACGGGAATATCGGGAGTCGGAAGACCATGAAGTATCCTTCGGTGTACCTCATGGGGCCGTACGCCCACGGCGAGGTGCTCTCGATCGCGTTCGCCGGCAAGGGGCAGGAGCAGGACACGGGGGCGAAGATGATCCACGCGGCCTCGCACACGTCCTCGGTGATCACCTCCAAGTCCATAAGCAAGGACGGCGGGATCGCTACGTACCGCGGTCTGGTGAGGGTGGAGGAGGGGGTGAGGGGTGCCCGCTCACACGTGGTGTGCGATGCCCTCATCATGGACCCGCAGTCGGTTTCCAGGACGTTCCCGTACATGGAGATCAAGTCGCCCCATGTGCACATGGAACACGAGGCGAAGGTGAGCAGGGTGAGCGAGCAGCAGCTCTTCTACCTCATGTCGAGGGGATTCTCGGAGGATGAGGCGGCGGCTATGATTGTGAACGGGTTCATCGATCCGCTCGTGAAGCAGCTCCCCATGGAGTACGCGGTGGAGCTGAACAGGCTCATCGAGCTCGAAATGGAGGGTTCCGTTGGTTAA
- a CDS encoding SufD family Fe-S cluster assembly protein yields MVKEYTSLQDIARVAREKASGMGLPARSEEEWRRTDVTVLDWERRSNAGVRVLVEGDEAGAGESPAVLAMLERLSGRLDNVFLARALGSEEVVWVRTGGGERVVRIRQGERVRSDVHVLVEARPGDQGVVRLVHEGGRGSVLNVLVSVWVGEGARVVLVDEGARRADAARVVHVWGEVERGAVLEHASLVTGSWFTKQRVHVRLAGEGAEAFLRGVMVAGRGDHYDARTVQEHVGPQTRSLAQYHAVAGEDGRTVYQGLIEVAGSARGTDAYLSNKNLLLSEEAASYSIPTLSIGTDDVRCSHGSTTGHVREEELFYLRSRGIPEEEAVGLLAAAHIRAVTDHLPSSLAERVARRAERKVKRMKGVALRGEVA; encoded by the coding sequence TTGGTTAAGGAGTATACGTCGTTGCAGGATATTGCCCGAGTGGCGAGGGAAAAGGCTTCGGGGATGGGGCTTCCGGCCCGGAGCGAGGAGGAGTGGCGGAGGACCGATGTGACGGTGCTCGACTGGGAGCGCAGGTCCAATGCCGGGGTGAGGGTGCTGGTGGAAGGCGACGAGGCCGGTGCGGGAGAGTCCCCGGCGGTGCTCGCGATGCTGGAGCGGCTTTCCGGGAGGCTGGACAACGTGTTCCTCGCACGGGCGCTCGGGAGTGAGGAGGTGGTGTGGGTGAGGACGGGTGGGGGGGAGCGGGTAGTGCGGATACGGCAGGGGGAGCGTGTGCGATCGGATGTGCACGTGCTGGTGGAGGCGCGGCCGGGTGATCAGGGGGTGGTCCGGCTGGTGCATGAGGGGGGGCGTGGAAGTGTGCTGAACGTGCTGGTGAGTGTATGGGTGGGTGAAGGGGCGAGGGTGGTGCTGGTGGACGAGGGGGCGCGGCGCGCGGATGCGGCGCGCGTGGTGCACGTGTGGGGTGAGGTGGAGCGGGGCGCCGTGCTGGAACACGCGAGCCTGGTGACGGGGTCGTGGTTCACCAAGCAGCGGGTCCACGTGCGACTCGCGGGGGAGGGGGCGGAGGCCTTCCTGCGGGGGGTGATGGTGGCCGGAAGGGGCGACCACTACGATGCACGCACGGTCCAGGAGCACGTGGGTCCGCAGACGAGGAGCCTCGCCCAGTACCACGCGGTGGCGGGAGAGGACGGCCGCACGGTGTACCAGGGCCTCATCGAGGTGGCAGGCTCGGCCCGCGGCACCGATGCCTATCTCTCGAACAAGAACCTCCTCCTCTCCGAGGAGGCCGCCTCCTACTCCATCCCCACGCTGAGTATCGGGACCGATGATGTGCGGTGCAGCCACGGCTCCACCACGGGCCATGTGCGGGAGGAAGAGCTCTTCTACCTGAGGTCGCGGGGAATCCCCGAGGAGGAGGCGGTGGGCCTCCTGGCTGCGGCTCACATCAGGGCGGTGACCGATCATCTCCCCTCCTCCCTCGCCGAGAGAGTGGCACGTCGTGCCGAACGGAAGGTGAAGCGGATGAAAGGGGTTGCGCTCCGTGGCGAAGTGGCATAG
- a CDS encoding non-heme iron oxygenase ferredoxin subunit, translated as MAKWHRTVPVDSFQRAASVQCGKRRIALFKLEDGVYAIDDVCSHEFSLLSEGEVWEGEVYCVKHGSRFDIRTGKVLSLPATKDVRTYEVKVEDGYVYVRC; from the coding sequence GTGGCGAAGTGGCATAGGACCGTACCCGTGGACTCGTTCCAGCGCGCTGCGAGCGTCCAGTGCGGGAAGAGGCGGATCGCCCTCTTCAAACTGGAGGACGGTGTCTACGCCATAGACGATGTGTGTTCCCACGAGTTCAGCCTCCTCTCCGAGGGGGAGGTGTGGGAGGGTGAGGTCTACTGTGTCAAACACGGCTCGCGGTTCGATATCAGGACAGGGAAGGTGCTGAGCCTCCCCGCGACCAAGGATGTACGTACCTACGAAGTGAAGGTGGAGGATGGATACGTCTATGTCCGTTGCTAG
- a CDS encoding cysteine desulfurase — protein MSVARGYHVEALRAEFPILSRRMGGRPLVYLDNAATTQRPSRVIEAMRSYAREHHANVHRGLHTLSVEATSLYEEARREVARFIGAGSEREIVFTRNATEAINLVAHTWAEAFLEPGDVVVLSEMEHHSNLIPWQLLARRKGVQLAFLPFDENGMLDLASLDELWTERVKLVSLVHVSNVFGTVNPVEEIVEYAHRRGALVLLDGAQAVPHLPISIEALGCDFLAFSGHKMYGPMGIGVLYAREELLEAMPPFLGGGEMIRSVTLETATWNEVPHKFEAGTPNVEGAVGLAEAVRFLREVGMEAVAAHERELTAYALEALKQVPDITLYGPGIPHQAGIVSFTLKDVHPHDIAQLLDREGVAVRAGHHCAQPAMRKLGVPATARASFGLYTTKEEIDILVSSLIKVQEFFRHA, from the coding sequence ATGTCCGTTGCTAGAGGGTACCACGTGGAAGCGCTCAGGGCCGAGTTTCCCATACTCTCCCGGCGGATGGGAGGGCGGCCCCTCGTGTATCTGGACAACGCCGCCACCACGCAGCGACCTTCCAGGGTGATCGAGGCGATGCGCTCCTATGCCAGGGAGCACCACGCGAACGTACATCGGGGGCTCCACACCCTCTCGGTGGAGGCTACGTCGCTCTATGAAGAGGCGCGCCGGGAGGTGGCCCGGTTCATCGGAGCGGGGAGCGAACGGGAGATCGTCTTCACCCGGAACGCCACCGAGGCCATCAACCTGGTGGCCCACACGTGGGCCGAGGCCTTTCTCGAGCCGGGGGACGTGGTAGTGCTCTCCGAGATGGAGCACCACAGCAACCTCATCCCCTGGCAGCTCCTCGCCCGCCGGAAGGGTGTACAGCTCGCCTTCCTTCCCTTTGACGAGAACGGTATGCTCGACCTCGCCTCCCTCGACGAACTCTGGACAGAACGGGTGAAACTCGTCTCGCTCGTGCATGTCTCCAACGTCTTCGGCACCGTGAACCCGGTGGAAGAGATCGTCGAGTACGCCCATCGACGGGGTGCCCTGGTCCTCCTCGACGGGGCCCAGGCCGTCCCCCACCTTCCGATCTCCATAGAAGCCCTCGGCTGCGACTTCCTCGCCTTCTCCGGGCACAAGATGTACGGCCCCATGGGGATAGGGGTGCTCTATGCGCGAGAGGAACTCCTCGAGGCGATGCCCCCCTTCCTCGGGGGGGGTGAGATGATACGCTCGGTGACCCTGGAGACAGCCACATGGAACGAGGTGCCTCACAAGTTCGAGGCGGGTACACCCAACGTGGAAGGGGCCGTGGGCCTCGCTGAGGCGGTGCGATTCCTCCGGGAGGTGGGGATGGAGGCGGTGGCGGCGCACGAGCGGGAACTCACCGCCTATGCCCTGGAGGCCTTGAAGCAGGTACCTGACATCACCCTCTACGGCCCTGGGATCCCCCACCAGGCCGGGATCGTCTCGTTCACGCTCAAGGATGTGCACCCGCACGACATCGCACAGCTCCTCGACAGGGAAGGGGTGGCGGTCCGGGCGGGACACCACTGCGCCCAGCCCGCGATGCGCAAGCTCGGCGTACCGGCCACAGCGAGGGCGAGTTTCGGCCTCTACACCACGAAGGAGGAGATCGATATACTGGTCTCGTCCCTCATCAAGGTGCAGGAGTTCTTTCGCCATGCATGA